A DNA window from Chelativorans sp. AA-79 contains the following coding sequences:
- a CDS encoding HAMP domain-containing sensor histidine kinase — MATLSAIMKTTAARLSALYLVLFAACAVMLVIYVSSLSTRMLVAQTQDAIGEEVAGLGRAYQRGGLPGLVRLVEIRARQPGANLYLIADPSGFILSGNVESIQPGVLDSPGWIETPFFYRRFGERNQQLAEEDHKAVAQVIRLPNRMILLVGRDLSEGEQFGRVVRRALAVALAMMGLGAFLIWYFVGRRALRRIDNVSEASRQIMGGDLSRRLPVTGAGDEFDRLSENLNAMLDRIAGLNEGLKQVSANIAHDLKTPLTRLRNRAEAALSSDAGVAATKEALEQTIAESDQLIRTFNAILMISRLEAGYSAESTAGVDLGAILSDVVELYEPVAEEMGVELRAETAESIQIDGNRELIGQSLSNVVDNAIKYSAGFGEHPTVSVSLREEGETVRLTVADNGPGIPEEDRERATERFVRLEASRSQPGSGLGLSLAKAVMTFHGGRLELSGEGGGLTVAMIFPTGKNG; from the coding sequence ATGGCCACCCTTTCGGCCATCATGAAGACGACCGCCGCACGGCTTTCGGCACTCTACCTCGTGCTGTTCGCCGCCTGTGCGGTGATGCTGGTCATCTATGTCAGCTCCCTGTCCACCCGCATGCTGGTGGCGCAGACGCAGGATGCGATCGGCGAGGAAGTGGCCGGCCTTGGACGTGCCTATCAACGCGGCGGGCTGCCGGGACTCGTGCGGCTGGTGGAGATCCGCGCCCGCCAGCCCGGTGCCAATCTCTACCTCATCGCCGACCCCAGCGGCTTCATCCTGTCCGGCAATGTCGAGAGCATCCAGCCCGGCGTCCTCGATTCGCCCGGCTGGATCGAGACCCCGTTCTTCTATCGCCGCTTCGGGGAGCGCAATCAGCAGCTCGCCGAGGAGGATCACAAGGCGGTGGCGCAGGTGATCCGCCTGCCCAACCGGATGATTCTGCTCGTCGGGCGCGACCTCAGTGAAGGGGAGCAGTTTGGTCGGGTCGTGCGCCGCGCGCTCGCCGTGGCGCTCGCGATGATGGGGCTGGGTGCGTTCCTCATCTGGTATTTTGTCGGGCGTCGCGCGCTCAGGCGCATCGACAACGTCTCGGAGGCGAGTCGGCAGATCATGGGCGGCGATCTTTCCCGGCGCTTGCCCGTGACCGGTGCCGGGGACGAATTCGATCGGCTCTCGGAGAACCTCAACGCGATGCTCGACCGCATCGCCGGCCTCAACGAAGGCCTGAAGCAGGTCTCGGCGAATATCGCGCATGATCTGAAGACGCCGCTCACGCGTCTGCGCAATCGTGCCGAGGCGGCGCTCAGCAGCGACGCGGGCGTGGCCGCGACGAAGGAGGCTCTGGAACAGACGATCGCCGAATCCGACCAGCTCATCCGCACCTTCAACGCCATCCTGATGATCTCCCGCCTGGAGGCGGGCTATTCCGCCGAGAGCACGGCCGGGGTCGATCTCGGCGCGATCCTGTCCGATGTGGTGGAACTCTATGAACCCGTGGCCGAGGAGATGGGGGTGGAACTGAGGGCAGAGACGGCAGAAAGCATACAGATCGACGGCAATCGCGAGCTCATCGGCCAGTCGCTCTCGAACGTGGTCGACAACGCTATCAAATATTCAGCCGGCTTCGGCGAGCACCCGACCGTCTCGGTATCCCTGCGCGAGGAGGGGGAGACCGTGCGGCTGACGGTCGCCGACAACGGGCCGGGCATTCCGGAGGAGGACCGTGAACGGGCCACCGAGCGCTTCGTGCGGCTGGAGGCGAGCCGCAGCCAGCCGGGCTCGGGCCTGGGCTTGAGCCTCGCCAAGGCGGTGATGACCTTCCACGGCGGCCGGCTGGAACTTTCCGGGGAGGGCGGTGGGCTCACTGTTGCGATGATCTTCCCGACGGGCAAGAATGGATGA
- a CDS encoding response regulator transcription factor, which yields MKILIIEDDREAAGFLKKAFSEAGHTADVAADGEAGFVLADGGNYDVFVIDRMLPRRDGLSVIAGLRAKGNATPALILSALGEVDDRVTGLRAGGDDYLTKPYAFSELLARVEVLKRRAGARDVETVYRVGDLELDRLSHTVRRGGQEITLQPREFRLLEYLMRHAGQVVTRTMLLENVWDYHFDPQTNVIDVHISRLRGKIEKGFEKPLLHTIRGAGYMLRADQSPSHVPDSL from the coding sequence ATGAAGATTCTGATCATCGAAGACGACCGGGAAGCCGCGGGCTTCCTGAAGAAGGCCTTCTCCGAGGCCGGACACACGGCCGATGTGGCCGCAGACGGCGAGGCGGGCTTCGTCCTGGCCGACGGCGGCAATTACGATGTCTTCGTGATCGACCGCATGTTGCCGCGGCGCGACGGCCTGTCCGTGATCGCCGGGCTCAGGGCGAAAGGGAACGCCACGCCGGCGCTCATCCTATCGGCCCTGGGCGAGGTCGACGACCGCGTGACGGGCCTGCGTGCGGGTGGCGACGACTATCTGACCAAACCCTATGCGTTCTCCGAGCTTTTGGCCCGCGTCGAAGTGCTGAAGCGACGTGCGGGCGCCCGCGACGTGGAGACCGTCTATCGCGTTGGCGACCTGGAACTCGATCGCCTGTCTCACACGGTGCGCCGTGGCGGCCAGGAGATCACGCTGCAGCCGCGAGAATTCCGCCTGCTCGAATATCTCATGCGCCATGCCGGCCAGGTGGTGACGCGCACCATGCTGCTGGAAAACGTCTGGGATTATCACTTCGATCCCCAGACAAACGTGATCGACGTGCATATTTCCCGTCTGCGCGGCAAAATCGAGAAGGGGTTCGAGAAGCCTCTCCTCCATACGATCCGCGGTGCCGGCTATATGCTTCGAGCCGACCAGTCTCCATCCCACGTCCCCGACAGCCTCTAG
- a CDS encoding Do family serine endopeptidase has translation MSADNKVTSKTRSRLVAAVASLAIAGAVGLGAVSTGTVPVFADPVKLERPVQAPSFADVVDVVSPAVVSVRVSGDTPEPGNVATPFFDMPGFDNLPPNHPLRRFFDDLQRPRGEERRGPQRHRVRPIAQGSGFFISDDGYLVTNNHVVEGGNQYTVVMDDGTELQADLIGTDPRTDLAVLKVKGDREFTYVSFADDDAVRVGDWVVAVGNPFGLGGTVTAGIVSARGREIGAGNYDDFLQIDAAVNQGNSGGPTFNLSGQVVGVNTAIFSPSGGNVGIAFAIPASLAKTVVQDLIDDGAVERGYMGVSIQDVTPQIADSLGLEEAKGALVNSVNDGDPAAKAGIKAGDVVIAVDGKPIASPRELARTIASMDPGKDAAITVWRNGKSQDFEVALTEMPAPDQMASAAPGAPSDESGEPASFGLTVSPAEEGEGLVVTDVEPGSVAEDNGIQPGDVIRAVNSQAVNSAGDMKKAVDAASSAGRGAVLLQVVRDDANRFVALPIG, from the coding sequence ATGAGTGCAGACAACAAAGTAACTTCGAAGACACGCAGCCGTCTCGTCGCGGCCGTGGCCTCTCTGGCGATCGCCGGAGCAGTCGGACTTGGCGCCGTCAGCACGGGGACGGTTCCCGTCTTTGCCGATCCCGTCAAGCTGGAAAGGCCCGTCCAGGCGCCCAGCTTCGCGGATGTCGTCGATGTGGTCTCGCCGGCGGTGGTGAGCGTGCGCGTGTCGGGCGACACGCCGGAGCCGGGCAATGTGGCCACCCCCTTCTTCGACATGCCGGGTTTCGACAACCTGCCGCCGAACCATCCGCTGCGTCGCTTCTTCGATGATCTCCAGAGGCCCCGCGGCGAAGAGCGGCGCGGCCCGCAGCGCCACCGCGTCCGGCCCATCGCGCAGGGATCCGGCTTCTTCATTTCCGATGACGGCTATCTCGTGACCAACAACCACGTTGTCGAGGGCGGCAACCAGTATACGGTCGTGATGGATGACGGTACCGAGCTTCAGGCGGACCTCATCGGCACCGATCCGCGCACGGATCTCGCCGTGCTGAAGGTGAAGGGCGACCGCGAATTCACCTATGTGAGCTTTGCCGATGACGACGCTGTGCGCGTGGGCGACTGGGTCGTGGCGGTCGGCAACCCCTTCGGTCTCGGAGGCACGGTCACGGCGGGCATCGTCTCGGCGCGCGGCCGCGAGATCGGCGCCGGCAACTATGACGACTTCCTGCAGATCGACGCGGCGGTGAACCAGGGCAATTCCGGCGGTCCGACCTTCAACCTTTCGGGGCAGGTGGTTGGCGTCAACACCGCGATCTTCTCGCCGTCCGGCGGCAATGTGGGCATCGCCTTCGCCATTCCCGCCTCTCTCGCCAAGACCGTCGTCCAGGACCTGATCGACGACGGCGCGGTGGAACGCGGCTATATGGGCGTGAGCATCCAGGACGTGACGCCGCAGATCGCCGATTCGCTCGGGCTCGAGGAGGCCAAGGGCGCGCTGGTCAACAGCGTGAACGATGGTGACCCCGCGGCCAAGGCCGGCATCAAGGCCGGCGACGTGGTGATCGCCGTCGACGGCAAGCCCATTGCGTCCCCGCGTGAGCTGGCACGCACCATCGCCTCCATGGATCCGGGCAAGGACGCAGCCATCACCGTCTGGCGGAACGGCAAGTCCCAGGACTTCGAGGTGGCGCTCACTGAAATGCCCGCACCCGATCAGATGGCCTCCGCGGCACCCGGCGCGCCGTCGGACGAGAGCGGTGAACCGGCGAGCTTCGGCCTGACGGTTTCACCGGCCGAGGAAGGCGAGGGCCTCGTCGTCACCGATGTCGAGCCGGGCAGCGTGGCAGAAGACAACGGCATCCAGCCGGGCGACGTCATCCGCGCCGTCAATTCGCAGGCGGTGAATTCGGCCGGGGACATGAAGAAGGCCGTCGATGCCGCTTCCAGCGCCGGCCGGGGCGCCGTGCTCCTGCAGGTGGTGCGCGATGATGCCAACCGCTTCGTGGCACTGCCGATCGGCTGA
- a CDS encoding cytochrome c-type biogenesis protein, which yields MRAEPLALALMLGLSGMAAAVQPDEMLADPALEARARNLSAELRCMVCQNQSIDDSEAELARDLRILVRDRIEAGDSNEEVLDYVVSRYGEFVLLKPRFSARNAALWATPVLFLLGGGVLAVVTLRRRAGARPARLSAEEEAALRDVLKERD from the coding sequence ATGCGGGCGGAGCCGCTTGCCCTGGCGCTGATGCTCGGGCTTTCGGGCATGGCGGCCGCGGTGCAGCCGGACGAGATGCTTGCGGACCCGGCACTGGAGGCGCGTGCGCGCAATCTCTCCGCCGAGCTGCGCTGCATGGTCTGCCAGAACCAGTCCATCGACGATTCGGAGGCAGAGCTTGCGCGCGACCTGCGTATCCTCGTCCGCGACCGCATAGAGGCGGGCGACAGCAACGAGGAGGTGCTGGACTATGTCGTCTCGCGCTATGGCGAGTTCGTGCTTCTGAAGCCGCGTTTCAGCGCCCGGAACGCTGCATTGTGGGCGACACCGGTTCTTTTCCTGCTCGGCGGAGGTGTTCTGGCCGTCGTGACGCTGCGTCGGCGGGCCGGGGCGCGGCCGGCGAGACTTTCGGCCGAAGAGGAGGCGGCGCTCCGGGACGTCCTGAAGGAGCGGGACTGA
- a CDS encoding heme lyase CcmF/NrfE family subunit gives MSVELGHFALVLALALALVQACVPMIGARIGSSPLMRIGEPVAITGFALIAMAFAALVLAYVQSDFSVVNVWENSHSAKPLLFKITGTWGNHEGSMLLWVLILSLFGAFVAAFGRNLPPTLRANVLAVQGLIAGAFLLFILFTSNPFIRLEPAPIEGRDLNPILQDVGLAIHPPLLYLGYVGFSIAFSFAVAALIDGRIDAAWARWVRPWTLVAWAFLTGGIAMGSYWAYYELGWGGFWFWDPVENASFLPWLSGTALLHSAIVMEKRSALKIWTVLLAILTFSLSLLGTFLVRSGVLTSVHSFATDPTRGVFILAILMFFIGGALALFAIRAAALAPGGLFHPISREGALVLNNLLLTTAAATVLVGTLYPLVIEAVTGEKISVGAPFFNLTFVPLFLPLLIAAPFGPLLAWKRGDVLAAAQRLQFAFWAAGACALASYVLVDRASGLAALGIALGLWLVFGAVTDLALKAGVGKAGSAAALRRVAGLPLSIFGTALAHAGLGVTVLGIVSVTTLEAEHILVMQPGQTTQISGYTLRFESLRPYTGPNYTEEQAVFALGNNRGGSFGQIVSSKRFYTARGMPTTEAGIRTMGLSQLYVSIGDRGANGLVVRIWWKPLVTLIWGGALVMMAGGLVSLMDRRLRVGVPARRRKPVTAGEEAA, from the coding sequence ATGAGCGTCGAACTCGGCCATTTCGCCCTGGTGCTGGCGCTTGCGCTCGCGCTGGTGCAGGCCTGCGTTCCCATGATCGGCGCGCGGATCGGCAGTTCCCCGCTCATGCGGATCGGGGAGCCGGTGGCGATCACCGGCTTCGCGCTGATCGCCATGGCCTTCGCCGCGCTCGTCCTGGCCTATGTCCAGTCGGATTTTTCCGTCGTCAATGTGTGGGAGAACTCCCACTCGGCCAAGCCGCTCCTCTTCAAGATCACCGGCACCTGGGGCAATCATGAAGGTTCCATGCTCCTGTGGGTGCTGATCCTTTCGCTCTTCGGCGCGTTCGTGGCAGCCTTCGGCCGGAATCTTCCACCGACGCTGCGGGCCAATGTGCTGGCCGTCCAGGGGCTCATCGCCGGCGCTTTTCTCCTGTTTATCCTTTTCACCTCCAATCCGTTCATCCGTCTCGAACCCGCGCCGATCGAGGGGCGCGACCTCAATCCCATCCTGCAGGATGTGGGGCTCGCCATCCATCCGCCCCTGCTCTATCTCGGCTATGTCGGCTTCTCCATCGCCTTCTCCTTCGCCGTCGCGGCACTGATCGACGGCCGCATCGATGCGGCGTGGGCCCGCTGGGTGCGGCCATGGACCCTCGTCGCCTGGGCCTTCCTCACGGGCGGCATCGCCATGGGATCCTACTGGGCCTATTACGAGCTCGGCTGGGGCGGATTCTGGTTCTGGGACCCGGTCGAGAACGCTTCTTTCCTTCCCTGGCTTTCGGGAACCGCGCTTCTGCATTCGGCCATCGTGATGGAAAAGCGCTCGGCGCTGAAAATCTGGACGGTGCTCCTGGCGATCCTGACCTTCTCGCTGTCCCTGCTCGGCACCTTCCTCGTCCGCTCGGGCGTGCTCACCTCCGTGCATTCCTTCGCCACCGATCCGACGCGCGGCGTCTTCATCCTGGCGATCCTGATGTTCTTCATCGGCGGCGCGCTCGCGCTCTTCGCGATCCGCGCGGCCGCGCTCGCCCCCGGAGGGCTGTTCCACCCGATCTCCCGCGAAGGCGCGCTTGTCCTCAACAACCTCCTGCTGACCACCGCGGCGGCGACAGTGCTCGTGGGCACCCTCTATCCGCTCGTGATCGAGGCGGTGACGGGCGAGAAGATCTCCGTCGGAGCGCCTTTCTTCAACCTGACTTTCGTGCCCCTTTTCCTGCCGCTGCTGATCGCGGCTCCCTTCGGGCCGCTGCTCGCGTGGAAGCGGGGGGATGTCCTGGCGGCGGCGCAGCGCCTTCAATTCGCATTCTGGGCGGCCGGCGCCTGCGCGCTTGCAAGCTATGTGCTGGTCGACCGCGCCTCAGGCCTGGCGGCGCTCGGTATCGCGCTCGGCTTGTGGCTCGTCTTCGGTGCGGTGACGGACCTCGCGCTCAAGGCCGGTGTGGGCAAGGCCGGTTCCGCGGCCGCACTGCGCAGGGTGGCCGGCCTGCCGCTCTCGATTTTCGGCACGGCGCTCGCCCATGCCGGCCTCGGCGTGACGGTGCTCGGCATCGTTTCGGTAACGACCCTCGAGGCCGAGCACATCCTGGTTATGCAGCCCGGCCAGACCACGCAGATCAGCGGCTATACGCTGCGTTTCGAAAGCCTGCGCCCCTACACGGGACCGAACTATACGGAGGAACAGGCGGTCTTCGCGCTTGGCAACAATCGCGGCGGGTCATTCGGGCAGATCGTCTCCTCCAAGCGCTTCTACACCGCACGCGGCATGCCCACGACGGAAGCGGGCATCAGGACCATGGGCCTGAGTCAGCTTTATGTCTCGATCGGCGATCGTGGCGCGAACGGTCTTGTGGTTCGCATCTGGTGGAAGCCGCTCGTCACGCTGATCTGGGGCGGCGCGCTGGTGATGATGGCCGGCGGCCTTGTCTCGCTCATGGACCGCAGGCTGCGCGTCGGCGTGCCGGCAAGGCGCAGGAAGCCCGTCACGGCGGGCGAGGAGGCCGCATGA
- the ccmE gene encoding cytochrome c maturation protein CcmE, whose product MTRKQKRLAIIGSGMGFLALAAGLTFYALGQQTSYFYMPADLLSQSAAAGERIRLGGLVQKGSIERGEATHVRFVVTDSENEVPVVYDGILPDLFREEQGVVTEGVMGSDGVFVADTVLAKHDETYMPREVADRLKEDGLWQEQ is encoded by the coding sequence GTGACGCGCAAGCAGAAGCGGCTGGCGATCATCGGCTCAGGCATGGGGTTTCTCGCCCTGGCGGCGGGCCTGACCTTCTATGCGCTGGGACAGCAGACATCCTATTTCTACATGCCAGCCGACCTCCTGTCGCAGTCTGCGGCGGCGGGCGAGCGCATCCGTCTCGGCGGTCTCGTCCAGAAAGGGTCCATCGAGCGCGGCGAGGCGACCCATGTCCGCTTCGTCGTGACCGACAGCGAGAACGAGGTACCGGTCGTCTATGACGGCATCCTGCCCGATCTTTTCCGCGAGGAGCAGGGGGTCGTGACCGAGGGCGTGATGGGCTCGGACGGCGTTTTCGTCGCCGACACGGTACTCGCCAAGCACGACGAGACCTATATGCCGCGGGAGGTCGCCGACCGGCTGAAGGAGGACGGCCTGTGGCAGGAGCAGTGA
- the ccmI gene encoding c-type cytochrome biogenesis protein CcmI: MLFWVFAAFLTLAAALAVMRPFLRGGTEPAAGSKHDLAVYRDQLSELEQEVKRGLISESDAAEARTEIGRRILKLTQSSSDDDGKEGQARGKLVRAVAMGAVLAVPVLSWGLYSLLGSPGMPAMPLQARLEQDPAQASLEELIARAEAYLAEHPQDARGWETLAPVYARIGRYADAVAAYRRTMELAGATADREAGLGEAMVGESGGVITADAEAAFNRALTLEEGNPRARFFIAMARAQEGNADEARAIWQDMASGLPEESPWKAAAGQALAGLSSAPAQVSPPDGPSEEQVAAAQEMAPEARQDMIEGMVASLDAKLRENPDDPEGWRRLVRSYAVLGRQSEAADALDRALAALGPETPEGRSVAQLAETLGIEGKQVKK, from the coding sequence ATGCTGTTTTGGGTTTTCGCCGCATTCCTGACCCTCGCCGCCGCGCTGGCGGTGATGCGGCCGTTCCTGCGTGGTGGCACCGAGCCAGCCGCGGGCAGCAAGCATGATCTTGCCGTCTATCGCGATCAGCTTTCTGAACTCGAGCAGGAGGTGAAGCGCGGGCTGATTTCCGAAAGCGACGCCGCGGAGGCGCGCACGGAGATCGGACGGCGCATTCTGAAGCTCACCCAATCGTCTTCCGACGATGATGGAAAGGAAGGGCAAGCACGCGGGAAACTGGTGCGCGCCGTCGCTATGGGGGCGGTGCTTGCCGTGCCGGTGTTGAGCTGGGGACTCTATTCCCTGCTGGGCTCTCCGGGGATGCCGGCCATGCCGCTGCAGGCGCGTCTCGAGCAGGATCCGGCCCAGGCTTCGCTGGAGGAACTGATCGCGCGCGCCGAGGCCTATCTGGCCGAACATCCGCAGGACGCGCGTGGCTGGGAGACCCTTGCGCCTGTTTATGCGCGGATCGGGCGCTATGCCGATGCAGTCGCCGCCTACCGTCGGACCATGGAACTTGCGGGCGCCACCGCCGATCGCGAAGCGGGGCTGGGCGAGGCGATGGTCGGCGAGAGCGGCGGGGTCATCACCGCCGACGCGGAGGCTGCCTTCAACCGCGCCCTGACGCTGGAAGAGGGTAACCCCCGGGCCCGGTTCTTCATCGCGATGGCAAGGGCGCAGGAAGGGAACGCCGACGAGGCGCGCGCCATCTGGCAGGATATGGCGAGCGGGTTGCCGGAGGAATCGCCGTGGAAGGCCGCGGCAGGGCAGGCCCTTGCCGGGCTTTCGTCGGCACCGGCGCAGGTCTCTCCCCCCGATGGCCCGTCCGAGGAGCAGGTGGCCGCCGCGCAGGAGATGGCGCCGGAAGCGCGGCAGGATATGATAGAAGGCATGGTGGCGAGCCTGGATGCCAAGCTGCGCGAGAATCCGGATGATCCGGAGGGATGGCGCCGGCTGGTGCGCTCCTACGCGGTGCTGGGAAGGCAAAGCGAGGCCGCGGATGCGCTGGACCGGGCTCTCGCCGCCCTGGGGCCGGAAACGCCGGAGGGAAGATCGGTGGCGCAACTCGCCGAGACGCTCGGCATCGAGGGCAAGCAGGTGAAGAAGTGA
- a CDS encoding ATP-binding protein — MLTFRVVAFSSIWAIIALVVIATVISTLFRQVSERGFDNVLSAHLFNLIASVSATDDGRLVGSPNLGDLRFSEPLSGWYWAVEPVSEALRNRLHSPSLVMPVNSPSTDEVPFDREFRRRYLEEGPGGEQIEVLEAEIVLDQLDRVARFRVMGNRSELEQEISDFAGRLYAYLAIFGLGMIAINVFAILVALKPLGSIRQALASIRAGTAERLSGPFPVEIAPLAEETNALIENNRRIIERARTQVGNLAHSLKTPLAVLMNEGRTLGGDKGGLITNHAEGMQKQIDHYLQRARAAAQRNTLASRSPVNQTLARMARVAEKLNPDKRLAVKMPESEIVFAGEREDLEEITGNLLENAMKWASGKVVLSLGLVQADEAGPRSFRVVIEDDGPGIPEDQARQALKRGRRLDESKPGTGLGLSIVADLVEEYGGTLSLERSKLGGLKAEVSLPAA, encoded by the coding sequence ATGCTGACGTTCCGCGTCGTCGCGTTCTCGTCCATCTGGGCGATCATCGCGCTCGTGGTGATCGCGACCGTGATCTCGACGCTTTTCCGGCAGGTGAGCGAGCGGGGCTTCGACAATGTGCTTTCCGCCCATCTCTTCAACCTGATCGCCTCCGTGAGCGCCACGGACGACGGCCGGCTGGTGGGCAGCCCCAATCTGGGGGACCTCCGGTTTTCCGAACCTCTGTCGGGCTGGTACTGGGCCGTCGAGCCGGTATCGGAGGCGCTGCGCAACCGGCTTCACTCCCCCTCGCTCGTGATGCCGGTCAATTCGCCTTCCACGGACGAGGTGCCGTTCGACCGCGAGTTCCGGCGCAGATATCTCGAGGAAGGGCCCGGCGGGGAGCAGATCGAGGTGCTGGAGGCGGAGATCGTGCTCGACCAGCTGGACCGTGTCGCCCGCTTTCGCGTGATGGGAAACCGGAGCGAACTGGAGCAGGAGATTTCCGACTTCGCCGGCCGGCTTTACGCCTATCTCGCCATTTTCGGCCTCGGCATGATCGCCATCAACGTCTTCGCCATCTTGGTGGCGCTCAAGCCTCTCGGCAGTATCAGGCAGGCGCTCGCCAGCATACGCGCGGGAACGGCCGAGCGGCTTTCCGGCCCGTTTCCCGTGGAGATCGCCCCGCTTGCGGAGGAGACCAACGCGCTCATCGAGAACAACCGGCGCATCATCGAGCGGGCGCGCACGCAGGTGGGCAACCTGGCGCATTCGCTCAAGACGCCGCTTGCGGTGCTGATGAACGAAGGCAGGACGCTCGGCGGCGACAAGGGGGGGCTGATCACGAATCACGCCGAGGGCATGCAGAAGCAGATCGACCACTATCTCCAGCGCGCCCGCGCCGCCGCCCAGCGCAACACGCTTGCCTCGCGCAGCCCGGTGAACCAGACACTGGCGCGGATGGCCAGGGTGGCGGAGAAGCTCAATCCGGACAAGCGGCTGGCCGTGAAGATGCCGGAAAGCGAAATCGTGTTCGCCGGCGAGCGCGAGGATCTGGAGGAGATCACCGGCAACCTTCTGGAGAACGCGATGAAATGGGCGAGCGGGAAGGTGGTGCTGTCGCTCGGCCTTGTCCAGGCGGACGAAGCGGGGCCGCGAAGCTTCCGCGTCGTGATCGAGGATGACGGCCCGGGGATTCCGGAGGACCAGGCGCGCCAGGCGCTGAAACGCGGAAGACGGCTCGACGAGAGCAAGCCGGGAACCGGCCTCGGCCTGTCGATCGTCGCCGATCTGGTGGAAGAATACGGAGGCACGCTCTCACTGGAGAGGTCGAAGCTGGGAGGGCTGAAGGCGGAGGTGTCGCTGCCGGCGGCATGA
- a CDS encoding response regulator transcription factor: MRILVVEDDKDLNRQISAALEDAGYVVDRAFDGEEGHFLGDTEPYDAVVLDIGLPQMDGISVLERWRRDGRTMPVLILTARDRWSDKVSGIDAGADDYVTKPFHMEEILARLRALIRRAAGHASPELFCGPLRLDTKASKADVDGVPLKLTSHEYRMLAYLMHHKGSVVSRTELVEHLYDQDFDRDSNTIEVFVGRLRKKLGIDLIETVRGMGYRMREPNG, translated from the coding sequence ATGCGCATTCTGGTTGTCGAGGACGACAAGGACCTGAACCGGCAGATCAGCGCCGCATTGGAGGACGCGGGGTATGTGGTGGACCGCGCCTTCGACGGCGAGGAGGGGCATTTCCTGGGCGATACGGAGCCCTACGACGCGGTGGTGCTGGATATCGGCCTTCCGCAGATGGACGGCATCAGCGTGCTGGAGCGCTGGCGCCGCGACGGACGGACGATGCCGGTGTTGATCCTGACCGCGCGGGACCGCTGGAGCGACAAGGTCTCGGGCATCGATGCAGGCGCGGACGACTACGTCACCAAGCCCTTCCACATGGAGGAAATCCTGGCGCGCTTGCGGGCGTTGATCCGCAGGGCGGCGGGGCATGCCTCGCCGGAACTTTTCTGCGGGCCTTTGCGGCTGGACACCAAGGCGTCGAAGGCGGATGTCGACGGGGTGCCGCTCAAGCTCACCTCGCACGAATACCGGATGCTTGCCTATCTGATGCACCACAAGGGCTCCGTCGTCTCGCGCACGGAGCTGGTCGAGCATCTCTATGACCAGGACTTCGACCGGGATTCGAACACCATCGAGGTCTTTGTCGGGCGTCTGCGCAAGAAGCTCGGCATCGACCTGATCGAAACCGTGCGGGGGATGGGGTACCGCATGCGCGAGCCGAATGGCTGA